One window of the Amia ocellicauda isolate fAmiCal2 chromosome 18, fAmiCal2.hap1, whole genome shotgun sequence genome contains the following:
- the LOC136713941 gene encoding zinc finger protein 271-like, protein MILALLWDCTVVLELLTVCCLISTGAVGSSALRDSGESIHTGHQHCKEECDSSHSVEELSALQPGFEHDTQRHNPAGSEYRREGLENLDQGNIAENIDQLGSIIKVEFTEVELNELETVNVSEPHTDPEILHVKPQYHHNGLHGPSIGSLHTNTHDILLNPITHKTEIEPQSIKHEDPSTELHIAPLEQYGEESRGHQPEQKIPLQEFMRPCSVRVQRLSLQHGSKTFSTCCPLTVNTNTAELSGDAEDCNYCVQCGKSFRTAQHLKIHHRIHTGEQPYCCAQCGKRFSQSGSLKLHQRIHTGERPYRCDQCGKSFTTSGSLKDHYRIHTGERPYRCNQCGKSFTNSSPLNKHLRIHTGERPYSCAQCGKSFSELWSLKLHQRIHTGEPLFTCDQCGKGFTKSGNLKEHYRIHTGERPYHCSQCGKSFIYSSRLNKHLRIHTGERPYSCAQCGKSFSQSGNLKLHQRIHTGERPYCCAQCGKSFITSQRLKIHFQIHSEKKLHNCSQCEKSFTHSSKLKKHMGMHTGERPYRCDRCGKGFTASGHLKVHYRTHTGEKPYSCSQCGKSFTNSSQLNKHLQIHTGERPHRCAQCGKSFSLSWSLKSHQRIHTGERPYSCDQCGKSFSLSGYLKSHQKIHSGERPHCCDRCGKGFITSQRLKVHYRIHTEKRLYNCSQCEKSFIESSELDNHLLLHTGEVPYSSALRGESLGESESLELHHGIHTREGP, encoded by the coding sequence ATGATTTTAGCTCTATTGTGGGACTGCACTGTAGTACTGGAGCTGCTAACAGTATGTTGTCTCATCTCTACAGGAGCTGTGGGGTCCAGTGCTCTCCGTGACAGTGGGGAAAGCATTCACACTGGCCATCAACACTGCAAGGAGGAGTGCGACTCCAGTCACAGTGTGGAGGAGCTCAGTGCACTGCAGCCAGGATTTGAGCATGATACACAAAGACACAATCCGGCAGGATCAGAGTACAGAAGAGAGGGACTTGAGAATCTGGATCAAGGGAACATTGCAGAAAATATTGATCAGCTTGGATCTATCATTAAAGTGGAGTTCACAGAAGTCGAGCTGAATGAGCTGGAAACCGTTAATGTTTCAGAGCCACACACTGACCCAGAGATCCTTCACGTTAAACCCCAGTATCATCATAATGGACTGCATGGACCTTCTATAGGATCTcttcacacaaatacacacgaTATCCTGTTGAATCCTATAACTCATAAGACAGAGATTGAGCCACAGTCTATTAAACATGAGGACCCAAGTACTGAGCTACATATCGCCCCGTTGGAGCAATATGGAGAGGAAAGCAGAGGACATCAGCCCGAACAGAAGATTCCTCTTCAGGAGTTCATGCGGCCTTGCTCAGTCAGGGTGCAGAGACTGTCATTACAACACGGAAGTAAGACCTTCAGTACTTGTTGCCCTCTGACtgtgaacacaaacacagcagagTTGAGTGGAGACGCTGAGGACTGTAATTACTGTgtgcagtgtgggaagagcttcagaACGGCTCAGCATCTCAAAATCCACCACCGCATCCACACCGGGGAGCAGCCATACTGCTGCGCTCAGTGCGGGAAAAGATTCAGCCAGTCAGGGAGCCTGAAGTTACACCAGAGGATCCACACAGGGGAGCGGCCATACAGGTGTgaccagtgtgggaagagcttcactACATCAGGAAGTCTGAAGGACCATTACCGCATTCACACCGGAGAGAGGCCGTACCGCTGCaatcagtgtgggaagagcttcactAATTCATCACCTCTGAATAAGCACCTGCGCATCCACACCGGAGAGAGGCCGTACAGCTGCGCTCAGTGCGGGAAGAGCTTCAGTGAGCTATGGAGCCTTAAACTACACCAGAGGATCCACACAGGAGAGCCGCTCTTCACCTGTGACCAGTGTGGGAAGGGTTTCACCAAATCTGGAAACCTGAAAGAACATTATCGAATCCACACCGGAGAGAGACCATATCATTGcagccagtgtgggaagagcttcattTATTCATCACGGCTCAACAAGCACCTGCGCATCCACACCGGAGAGCGACCGTACAGCTGTGCTCAGTGCGGGAAGAGCTTCAGCCAGTCGGGGAATCTTAAGCTGCACCAGAGGATCCACACGGGGGAGAGGCCGTACTGCTGTGCTCAGTGCGGGAAGAGCTTCATCACGTCACAACGATTGAAGATACATTTCCAGATTCATAGTGAAAAGAAACTACATAATTGTTCTCAATGTGAGAAGAGTTTCACCCATTCCTCCAAGCTGAAGAAGCACATGGGCATGCATACAGGAGAGCGCCCGTACCGCTGCGACCGGTGTGGGAAGGGTTTCACTGCGTCGGGACACCTGAAAGTTCATTACCGaactcacacaggagagaaaccgtacagctgcagccagtgtgggaagagtttcactAATTCATCACAGCTCAATAAACATCTGCAAATCCACACCGGAGAGAGACCACACCGCTGCGCTCAATGCGGGAAGAGCTTCAGCCTGTCATGGAGCCTGAAGTCTCACCAGAGGATCCACACGGGGGAGAGGCCTTACAGCTGTgaccagtgtgggaagagtttctccCTATCAGGGTACCTTAAGTCACACCAGAAAATTCACTCTGGAGAGAGACCTCACTGCTGTGACAGGTGTGGGAAGGGTTTCATTACGTCACAGCGATTGAAAGTACATTACAGAATTCACACAGAAAAGAGACTATATAACTGTAGTCAGTGTGAGAAGAGTTTCATTGAATCATCTGAGCTTGATAACCACCTGCTCCTCCACACTGGAGAGGTGCCATATAGCAGTGCTCTGCGTGGGGAGAGTCTCGGTGAGTCAGAGAGCCTTGAGTTGCACCATGGAATCCACACGAGAGAGGGACCGTGA